A single Thermoanaerobacterales bacterium DNA region contains:
- the hisC gene encoding histidinol-phosphate transaminase: protein MSEVTALLRETLRELVPYRVPVHKGVVKLDANENPYDFPPAVREAILGAVETALFTRYPDAAAEELREALAGYASVGPEQIMVGNGSDELILDLLLAFGTGRRVVIPVPTFGMYRLHAVIAGAEPVLLPRRELGLPVDAETLVRAAEGAAMVILCSPNNPTGDLLPWDTLVAVLERTGAVVVVDEAYYEFAGDTALPLLDRYPRLVLLRTFSKAFGLAGLRVGYMLGAPEMIGAVWRVKQPFNVNTFSQLAAVQVLRHRELFAGRIAEIGAERERLYEALREVPGVCALPSRANFILFNTPRPARDVYDGLLARGVLIRSMDGPHLPRFLRVTVGRPEENRLFITALREVCSA, encoded by the coding sequence GTGAGTGAAGTAACGGCGCTGCTGCGCGAAACGTTAAGGGAGCTGGTTCCCTACCGGGTTCCGGTCCATAAGGGCGTTGTTAAGCTGGACGCCAACGAGAACCCGTACGATTTTCCGCCGGCGGTGCGGGAGGCGATCCTCGGAGCGGTCGAAACGGCCCTGTTTACCCGCTATCCCGATGCGGCGGCCGAGGAACTGCGGGAGGCCCTGGCAGGTTACGCCTCCGTCGGGCCCGAACAAATCATGGTCGGGAACGGTTCGGACGAGCTGATCCTTGATCTTCTCCTGGCCTTCGGCACGGGCCGGCGCGTGGTGATCCCGGTGCCGACCTTCGGTATGTACCGCCTGCACGCCGTAATCGCCGGGGCGGAGCCGGTCCTGCTGCCGCGGCGGGAGCTGGGGCTGCCGGTCGATGCCGAGACCCTGGTGCGGGCCGCGGAGGGAGCGGCGATGGTCATCCTTTGCTCGCCGAACAACCCGACCGGGGATCTCCTGCCGTGGGACACCCTGGTGGCCGTTCTCGAGCGAACCGGGGCCGTGGTGGTGGTGGACGAGGCCTACTACGAATTTGCGGGTGATACGGCGCTCCCGCTCCTGGACCGGTACCCGCGCCTGGTGCTGTTGCGGACCTTCTCCAAGGCCTTCGGCCTGGCCGGCCTGCGTGTGGGCTATATGCTGGGCGCGCCGGAAATGATCGGGGCGGTCTGGCGGGTGAAGCAGCCCTTTAACGTGAACACCTTCTCCCAGCTCGCGGCGGTCCAGGTGTTGCGGCACCGGGAGCTGTTCGCGGGGCGGATCGCCGAGATTGGAGCGGAGCGGGAGCGCCTTTATGAGGCCCTGCGGGAGGTGCCGGGAGTGTGCGCCTTGCCCTCAAGGGCCAACTTCATCCTCTTCAATACCCCGCGGCCGGCGCGGGATGTCTACGACGGCTTGCTGGCCCGCGGCGTGCTGATCCGCAGTATGGACGGGCCCCACCTCCCGCGCTTTTTGCGGGTGACGGTCGGGCGGCCCGAGGAAAACCGGTTGTTTATTACAGCGCTGCGCGAGGTTTGCAGCGCCTGA
- a CDS encoding sulfite exporter TauE/SafE family protein → MAGLAAPTGVTEALTFVQLTPVRALALAGLGFVGGLLSGFFGTGGAFIMTPGMMGLGVPGIAAVGANITHKFGKALVGAAKHSEMGNVDIKLVLFMFVALTSGVQIAVTLNTRVFEMLGTAGSNLYISAVYVVLLSIVAWGMYRDLKNEGAPRTTAGPSLMERIQKLNLPPMISFHVANTRVSLWLVLLVGLATGYLAGTIGVGGFIGVPAMIYLLGVRTVIAAGTELGMAIFSGAYGALMYAKGGFVDIRLVLLLYLGSLLGIQVGAIATKAVREGQIKLVIVTVVALVAASRAIVIPGYLADLGYLGLSPALGNALQTGANVLLYGSAGAGTLLILTWIVQALARGKAPEAIPARSRS, encoded by the coding sequence ATGGCCGGTCTGGCTGCTCCCACCGGAGTAACGGAAGCACTGACCTTTGTCCAGCTCACGCCGGTTCGCGCTCTGGCCCTGGCCGGGCTTGGTTTCGTGGGGGGTCTCCTGAGCGGCTTCTTCGGCACGGGCGGCGCCTTCATCATGACCCCGGGGATGATGGGGCTCGGGGTCCCGGGCATCGCCGCCGTGGGGGCGAACATCACCCACAAGTTCGGCAAGGCGCTGGTCGGTGCGGCCAAGCACAGCGAGATGGGCAACGTGGACATCAAGCTCGTCCTTTTCATGTTCGTCGCCCTGACGAGCGGGGTGCAGATCGCGGTGACCCTCAACACCAGGGTCTTTGAAATGCTCGGCACGGCCGGGTCGAACCTCTACATCAGCGCGGTCTACGTCGTTCTGCTCTCGATCGTGGCCTGGGGTATGTACCGCGATCTCAAGAACGAGGGCGCGCCGCGCACCACGGCGGGCCCCTCCCTGATGGAGAGGATACAGAAGCTGAACCTGCCGCCGATGATCAGTTTTCACGTGGCCAACACCCGGGTCTCTCTCTGGCTGGTGCTTCTGGTCGGCCTGGCGACCGGTTACCTGGCGGGGACGATCGGCGTCGGCGGTTTCATCGGGGTGCCGGCGATGATCTACCTCCTCGGGGTGCGGACCGTGATCGCCGCCGGGACGGAACTCGGGATGGCCATCTTCTCCGGCGCCTATGGCGCCCTGATGTACGCCAAAGGCGGGTTTGTAGACATCCGGCTGGTGCTCCTGCTCTACCTGGGCTCCCTGCTGGGGATTCAGGTCGGGGCCATCGCCACGAAGGCCGTGCGCGAGGGGCAGATCAAGCTGGTCATCGTCACGGTGGTCGCTCTGGTTGCCGCCAGCCGCGCCATCGTCATCCCCGGGTACCTGGCCGACCTGGGCTACCTCGGCCTGTCTCCGGCGCTGGGTAACGCCCTGCAGACGGGAGCGAACGTTCTCCTGTACGGCAGCGCCGGCGCCGGCACGCTCCTGATCCTGACCTGGATCGTTCAGGCGCTGGCCAGGGGGAAGGCTCCGGAGGCCATTCCGGCACGTTCCCGGTCGTAA
- the hisD gene encoding histidinol dehydrogenase, with product MLRIIPSSDPSLADALQREFVVPDEVCLAVADILTAVRERGDRALAEFTARFDGVELAPEEGFRVSAAEVKAAYRRVEQEFLDALRHAKERIAAFHRRQLPASWFETSAEGIVGGQLVRPLDRVGIYVPGGRATYPSSVLMNALPAAVAGVREIAMVTPPARDGSVNPYTLVAAAEAGITEIYKAGGAQAVAALAFGTESIRRVDKITGPGNIYVTVAKQQVFGLVGIDMLAGPSEVVIVADGDADPAAAAADLLAQAEHDVLARAVLITPSWELAGAVREEVARQLGDHRERRGILEKALADGGLIIVTRDLEEAVGLANRYAPEHLELMVGEPLAWLGRVRHAGAVFLGGYTPVALGDYAAGPNHVLPTGGTARFTSALGVDAFLKRINVLSCDRDGFGHLAPTVAVLAEVEGLPAHAAAVLVRGARGGKEGRE from the coding sequence GTGCTGCGGATTATTCCCTCCTCCGATCCATCCCTGGCCGACGCCCTGCAACGGGAATTTGTGGTTCCCGACGAAGTGTGTCTGGCCGTGGCGGATATCCTGACGGCGGTACGGGAACGGGGCGACCGCGCCCTGGCCGAGTTCACCGCCCGGTTCGACGGCGTGGAGTTGGCCCCGGAGGAAGGATTCCGGGTCAGCGCCGCGGAGGTCAAGGCTGCCTACCGCCGGGTGGAGCAAGAGTTCCTGGACGCCTTGCGGCATGCGAAGGAGCGGATTGCCGCCTTCCATCGCCGGCAACTGCCGGCCTCCTGGTTCGAGACCTCCGCCGAGGGCATCGTCGGCGGGCAGCTGGTCCGCCCCCTGGACCGCGTAGGCATTTACGTCCCGGGCGGCCGGGCCACTTACCCGTCCTCGGTATTAATGAACGCCCTGCCGGCGGCGGTGGCGGGAGTGCGGGAAATCGCGATGGTCACGCCGCCCGCCCGGGACGGCAGTGTCAACCCTTATACCCTGGTGGCCGCCGCGGAGGCCGGGATTACAGAAATTTACAAGGCGGGCGGGGCGCAGGCCGTCGCCGCCCTGGCCTTTGGGACCGAGTCCATCCGCCGGGTGGACAAGATCACCGGTCCCGGCAACATCTACGTCACCGTTGCCAAGCAACAGGTTTTCGGGCTGGTGGGCATCGATATGCTGGCCGGGCCGAGCGAGGTCGTGATCGTCGCCGACGGGGATGCCGACCCGGCCGCCGCGGCCGCCGACCTGCTGGCCCAGGCCGAGCACGATGTCCTGGCCCGTGCGGTGCTGATCACCCCGAGTTGGGAGTTGGCCGGGGCGGTGCGCGAGGAGGTCGCGCGGCAGCTTGGCGACCACCGGGAGCGCCGCGGGATCCTGGAAAAGGCCCTGGCCGACGGGGGGCTCATCATCGTTACCCGCGACCTGGAGGAAGCCGTGGGCCTGGCCAACCGCTATGCGCCCGAGCACCTGGAATTGATGGTCGGCGAACCCCTGGCCTGGCTGGGCCGCGTGCGCCATGCGGGGGCGGTCTTTCTCGGGGGGTACACCCCGGTGGCCCTGGGCGACTACGCCGCCGGTCCGAACCACGTTCTGCCCACGGGAGGCACGGCGCGCTTCACCTCGGCCCTCGGGGTGGACGCCTTTCTCAAGCGGATCAACGTCCTGTCCTGCGACCGGGACGGTTTCGGCCACCTGGCGCCCACGGTGGCCGTGCTGGCGGAAGTGGAGGGCCTGCCGGCCCACGCCGCGGCGGTGCTGGTGCGGGGCGCGAGAGGGGGGAAAGAGGGCCGTGAGTGA